From a single Salmo salar chromosome ssa22, Ssal_v3.1, whole genome shotgun sequence genomic region:
- the tgm2 gene encoding transglutaminase 2, which translates to MAQALDIARWDLECEFNNTDHRTELNGVERLIVRRGQPFTINLHLRSGVYQPGGSALDLTVETGPQPSDQYGTQASFGLTDQIDTSRWSAAITSPPGNMVSLSICSPPDAPIGRWRLTLGQGGRVDFVLLYNPWCTGDVVYMDSEEKLREYILAQDGIIYRGGWKYPIPTPWNYGQFEDGILNACLRILDMNPKCLRNPGKDASGRRNPIYVSRVLSAMVNCNDDKGVLLGRWTDDYDGGVSPLSWKGSVEILRNWDTNACQPVRFGQCWVFAAVACSVSRALGIPCRLVTNYNSAHDTNSNLVIERYVDENGQLVQTSRDMIWNYHCWVENWMTRPDLKPGFDGWQVMDPTPQEKSEGVYCCGPIPLKAIKEGELTYKYDAPFVFAEVNADVHTFMKRKDGTTKKIISSVHVGLKISTKSVGSDRREDITHLYKYPEGSDEEREAFTKANHQNKLLQQQDNAGLLIVIKVSAEMRKGCDFDVFAVITNNTPNEKKCRLVFGSRAVSYNGILGENCGFKDLLNVQLAPGEEKRVALRMNYSKYAENLTEDNLIRLAALLLDYGTQEAYLAVRNVVLVNPEIKVRILGEPKENRKLAAEITLQNPLPVPLQNCCFTVEGSNLTGGQIVTERLNSTVEPGQDAKVKIYFTPTHSGLRKLVVDFDSNKLCHVKGYRNVIIGK; encoded by the exons CACTGGACATTGCCCGATGGGACCTGGAGTGTGAGTTCAACAACACAGACCACCGTACGGAGCTCAACGGGGTGGAGCGCCTCATCGTGAGAAGGGGCCAGCCGTTCACCATCAACCTGCACCTCCGCTCGGGCGTCTACCAGCCTGGTGGCAGCGCCCTTGACCTCACCGTAGAGACAG GTCCCCAGCCCTCTGACCAGTATGGTACACAGGCCTCCTTTGGGCTGACCGACCAAATCGACACCTCCCGCTGGAGCGCCGCCATCACCAGTCCCCCCGGGAACATGGTGTCCCTGTCCATCTGTTCCCCCCCAGACGCGCCCATCGGACGCTGGCGCCTGACCCTGGGCCAGGGGGGCAGGGTGGACTTTGTGCTGCTCTATAACCCCTGGTGCACCG GTGATGTGGTGTACATGGACAGTGAGGAGAAACTGAGGGAGTACATCTTGGCTCAAGATGGTATCATCTACCGAGGCGGCTGGAAATACCCCATCCCTACACCTTGGAACTATGGCCAG TTTGAGGATGGGATCCTGAATGCCTGTCTGAGAATCCTGGATATGAACCCGAAGTGCCTGCGTAACCCTGGGAAAGACGCTTCAGGGAGAAGGAACCCAATCTATGTGTCCAGAGTCCTCAGTGCCATG GTGAACTGCAATGACGACAAGGGAGTCTTGCTGGGCAGGTGGACTGATGACTATGACGGCGGGGTGAGCCCTCTGTCATGGAAGGGTAGTGTGGAGATCCTCCGGAACTGGGACACAAATGCCTGTCAGCCTGTGCGCTTTGGCCAATGCTGGGTGTTTGCAGCAGTGGCCTGCTCAG TTTCACGAGCCCTGGGCATCCCTTGTCGACTGGTCACCAACTACAATTCAGCCCACGACACCAACAGTAACCTGGTGATAGAGCGCTACGTGGACGAGAACGGACAACTTGTTCAGACGTCCAGAGACATGATATG GAACTACCACTGCTGGGTGGAGAACTGGATGACCAGACCTGACCTCAAACCAGGTTTTGACGGCTGGCAGGTCATGGACCCCACACCACAGGAGAAGAGTGAAG GGGTTTACTGCTGTGGCCCTATCCCACTGAAAGCCATCAAGGAGGGCGAGCTCACCTATAAATATGACGCCCCATTTGTGTTTGCGGAGGTCAATGCTGACGTGCACACCTTCATGAAGCGCAAAGATGGCACCACGAAGAAGATCATTAGCTCCGTCCATGTGGGGCTGAAGATCAGCACTAAGAGCGTGGGCAGTGATAGGAGAGAGGACATCACACACCTGTACAAGTACCCTGAGG GTTCTGACGAGGAAAGGGAGGCCTTTACAAAAGCCAACCACCAgaacaaactactgcagcagcaAGACAATGCTGGCCTGCTTATCGTCATCAAGGTGTCCGCGGAGATGAGAAAGGGCTGTGACTTTGACGTGTTTGCCGTGATTACAAACAACACGCCCAATGAGAAGAAGTGCCGTCTGGTGTTCGGCTCCAGAGCTGTGTCCTACAACGGTATTCTGGGAGAGAACTGTGGGTTCAAAGACCTGCTCAACGTACAGTTGGCACCTGGAGAAG AAAAGCGGGTTGCTCTTAGGATGAACTACTCCAAGTATGCAGAGAACCTCACTGAGGACAACCTGATCCGGCTGGCGGCTCTGCTCCTAGACTACGGTACCCAAGAGGCCTACCTCGCTGTGAGGAACGTCGTACTGGTTAACCCCGAGATCAAAGTCAGG ATCCTTGGGGAACCCAAAGAGAACCGTAAGCTGGCGGCTGAGATCACCCTGCAGAACCCTCTCCCGGTACCGCTGCAGAACTGCTGCTTCACCGTGGAGGGGTCCAATCTCACTGGAGGACAGATCGTCACTGAAAG ACTTAACTCCACGGTGGAACCTGGGCAGGATGCCAAGGTCAAAATCTACTTCACGCCCACCCACTCGGGCCTAAGGAAACTGGTGGTCGACTTCGATAGCAATAAGTTGTGTCACGTCAAGGGCTACAGGAACGTCATCATCGGAAAATAG
- the tgm2 gene encoding transglutaminase 2 isoform X1: MVSLSICSPPDAPIGRWRLTLGQGGRVDFVLLYNPWCTGDVVYMDSEEKLREYILAQDGIIYRGGWKYPIPTPWNYGQFEDGILNACLRILDMNPKCLRNPGKDASGRRNPIYVSRVLSAMVNCNDDKGVLLGRWTDDYDGGVSPLSWKGSVEILRNWDTNACQPVRFGQCWVFAAVACSVSRALGIPCRLVTNYNSAHDTNSNLVIERYVDENGQLVQTSRDMIWNYHCWVENWMTRPDLKPGFDGWQVMDPTPQEKSEGVYCCGPIPLKAIKEGELTYKYDAPFVFAEVNADVHTFMKRKDGTTKKIISSVHVGLKISTKSVGSDRREDITHLYKYPEGSDEEREAFTKANHQNKLLQQQDNAGLLIVIKVSAEMRKGCDFDVFAVITNNTPNEKKCRLVFGSRAVSYNGILGENCGFKDLLNVQLAPGEEKRVALRMNYSKYAENLTEDNLIRLAALLLDYGTQEAYLAVRNVVLVNPEIKVRILGEPKENRKLAAEITLQNPLPVPLQNCCFTVEGSNLTGGQIVTERLNSTVEPGQDAKVKIYFTPTHSGLRKLVVDFDSNKLCHVKGYRNVIIGK; encoded by the exons ATGGTGTCCCTGTCCATCTGTTCCCCCCCAGACGCGCCCATCGGACGCTGGCGCCTGACCCTGGGCCAGGGGGGCAGGGTGGACTTTGTGCTGCTCTATAACCCCTGGTGCACCG GTGATGTGGTGTACATGGACAGTGAGGAGAAACTGAGGGAGTACATCTTGGCTCAAGATGGTATCATCTACCGAGGCGGCTGGAAATACCCCATCCCTACACCTTGGAACTATGGCCAG TTTGAGGATGGGATCCTGAATGCCTGTCTGAGAATCCTGGATATGAACCCGAAGTGCCTGCGTAACCCTGGGAAAGACGCTTCAGGGAGAAGGAACCCAATCTATGTGTCCAGAGTCCTCAGTGCCATG GTGAACTGCAATGACGACAAGGGAGTCTTGCTGGGCAGGTGGACTGATGACTATGACGGCGGGGTGAGCCCTCTGTCATGGAAGGGTAGTGTGGAGATCCTCCGGAACTGGGACACAAATGCCTGTCAGCCTGTGCGCTTTGGCCAATGCTGGGTGTTTGCAGCAGTGGCCTGCTCAG TTTCACGAGCCCTGGGCATCCCTTGTCGACTGGTCACCAACTACAATTCAGCCCACGACACCAACAGTAACCTGGTGATAGAGCGCTACGTGGACGAGAACGGACAACTTGTTCAGACGTCCAGAGACATGATATG GAACTACCACTGCTGGGTGGAGAACTGGATGACCAGACCTGACCTCAAACCAGGTTTTGACGGCTGGCAGGTCATGGACCCCACACCACAGGAGAAGAGTGAAG GGGTTTACTGCTGTGGCCCTATCCCACTGAAAGCCATCAAGGAGGGCGAGCTCACCTATAAATATGACGCCCCATTTGTGTTTGCGGAGGTCAATGCTGACGTGCACACCTTCATGAAGCGCAAAGATGGCACCACGAAGAAGATCATTAGCTCCGTCCATGTGGGGCTGAAGATCAGCACTAAGAGCGTGGGCAGTGATAGGAGAGAGGACATCACACACCTGTACAAGTACCCTGAGG GTTCTGACGAGGAAAGGGAGGCCTTTACAAAAGCCAACCACCAgaacaaactactgcagcagcaAGACAATGCTGGCCTGCTTATCGTCATCAAGGTGTCCGCGGAGATGAGAAAGGGCTGTGACTTTGACGTGTTTGCCGTGATTACAAACAACACGCCCAATGAGAAGAAGTGCCGTCTGGTGTTCGGCTCCAGAGCTGTGTCCTACAACGGTATTCTGGGAGAGAACTGTGGGTTCAAAGACCTGCTCAACGTACAGTTGGCACCTGGAGAAG AAAAGCGGGTTGCTCTTAGGATGAACTACTCCAAGTATGCAGAGAACCTCACTGAGGACAACCTGATCCGGCTGGCGGCTCTGCTCCTAGACTACGGTACCCAAGAGGCCTACCTCGCTGTGAGGAACGTCGTACTGGTTAACCCCGAGATCAAAGTCAGG ATCCTTGGGGAACCCAAAGAGAACCGTAAGCTGGCGGCTGAGATCACCCTGCAGAACCCTCTCCCGGTACCGCTGCAGAACTGCTGCTTCACCGTGGAGGGGTCCAATCTCACTGGAGGACAGATCGTCACTGAAAG ACTTAACTCCACGGTGGAACCTGGGCAGGATGCCAAGGTCAAAATCTACTTCACGCCCACCCACTCGGGCCTAAGGAAACTGGTGGTCGACTTCGATAGCAATAAGTTGTGTCACGTCAAGGGCTACAGGAACGTCATCATCGGAAAATAG